A section of the Chryseobacterium scophthalmum genome encodes:
- the istB gene encoding IS21-like element helper ATPase IstB, whose amino-acid sequence MNEPTVSKMKQMKLYGMHNAFKTAIESGRTDHYTLDQFVSMLIDAEWDERHNRRIERSIKNAKFHYKSSIESVNFDDTRNLDRNLVMRLAGCEFVEKNENILITGSTGVGKSYLGTALGYQACIEGFKVNYFNTSKLFAKLKMAKADGSYLRELAKIQRQDVIILDDFGLQALDSANRITLLEIIEDRHNNGSIIVTSQIPVQGWYDIIGEKTIADAILDRLIHQSHRLELQGESMRKKRGVNRE is encoded by the coding sequence ATGAACGAACCGACAGTGAGCAAAATGAAGCAAATGAAGCTTTACGGCATGCACAATGCCTTTAAGACCGCTATTGAAAGCGGAAGGACAGACCATTATACCCTCGACCAGTTTGTATCGATGCTCATCGATGCCGAATGGGATGAGAGGCACAACAGGCGCATAGAGCGAAGCATCAAAAATGCAAAGTTCCATTACAAGTCCAGTATTGAAAGTGTCAACTTCGATGACACCCGCAATCTCGACCGTAATCTGGTAATGCGTCTTGCAGGATGTGAGTTCGTAGAGAAAAACGAGAACATCCTGATCACAGGAAGTACAGGCGTGGGTAAAAGTTACCTGGGAACCGCATTGGGCTATCAGGCCTGTATCGAAGGCTTCAAGGTCAATTATTTTAATACTTCCAAGCTGTTTGCCAAACTAAAAATGGCAAAAGCAGACGGGTCATACCTGCGCGAACTTGCAAAAATACAAAGACAGGATGTGATCATCCTTGATGATTTTGGTCTTCAGGCTTTGGACAGTGCCAACAGGATAACCCTTCTGGAGATCATAGAAGACCGTCACAACAACGGATCCATCATTGTAACATCGCAGATCCCGGTGCAGGGCTGGTATGACATTATTGGTGAAAAGACCATTGCTGATGCTATTCTGGACAGACTTATCCATCAGTCCCACCGCCTGGAACTCCAGGGGGAATCTATGAGAAAAAAGCGAGGAGTTAACAGGGAGTAA
- the istA gene encoding IS21 family transposase encodes MPRQTPSWNFCFPIPPSNTTVQSISPKRQSLYDFFPKMERELKKVGVTVNHMWEQYLVLYPDGFQSSQFRHHYKIWGKRVNPVMHMNHKSGDKMYVDYAGKTLSIIDKESGELKEVQFFVAILGASQYTYAEASMSQQKEDFVRSVENAIRFFEGTPAAIVPDNLKSAVIKSSRFEPTINETLADLAENYETTILPARAYKPRDKSLVEGAVKILYRRIYANLQQGACGLDELNSEIWDLLDSHNKRKLTGRPYSRYELFLEDEKQQLRPLPEHRFEIRYQSFATVMQNGHVQLSHDKNYYSVPYQYIKKKIKILYTSSTVEIYYKYNRIAMHRRNYKPYVYTTITEHLASTHQFVAGWSASRFIDWANSIDTAVGEYILQIIDSRNHPEQAYKSCLGILNFEKKVGRERLINACKRALDFKIYSFKTVQKILENNLDQMIDPEKEEKEQELPDHGNIRGKQYYH; translated from the coding sequence ATGCCAAGACAGACGCCGAGCTGGAACTTTTGTTTTCCAATACCACCGTCCAATACCACCGTCCAGTCCATCAGCCCCAAACGACAATCCCTGTACGATTTTTTTCCCAAGATGGAACGTGAGCTCAAAAAGGTAGGTGTCACGGTAAATCATATGTGGGAGCAGTATCTTGTACTGTATCCTGATGGTTTTCAGAGTTCACAGTTCCGGCATCATTACAAGATCTGGGGCAAGCGTGTGAACCCGGTGATGCATATGAATCACAAATCCGGTGATAAGATGTATGTCGATTATGCAGGAAAGACACTCTCCATTATTGATAAAGAAAGTGGGGAGCTTAAAGAAGTTCAGTTTTTTGTAGCCATATTGGGAGCCAGCCAGTACACGTATGCTGAAGCCTCTATGAGTCAGCAAAAGGAAGATTTTGTACGTTCTGTAGAAAATGCCATCCGCTTTTTTGAGGGCACACCGGCAGCGATCGTTCCTGATAATTTAAAATCCGCAGTGATCAAAAGCAGCCGTTTTGAACCCACCATCAACGAGACCCTTGCCGATCTGGCTGAAAATTATGAAACGACCATCCTGCCTGCCAGGGCTTACAAGCCGAGAGATAAATCCTTGGTAGAGGGAGCGGTCAAGATCCTGTACAGAAGGATCTACGCCAACCTTCAACAGGGAGCCTGCGGTCTGGATGAACTAAATAGTGAGATATGGGATCTGTTGGACTCTCATAACAAACGCAAGCTCACAGGACGTCCTTACTCCCGGTATGAGCTGTTCTTAGAGGACGAGAAGCAGCAGCTGCGCCCACTGCCTGAGCATCGTTTTGAGATCAGGTACCAATCCTTTGCAACCGTGATGCAGAATGGACACGTACAGCTGAGCCATGACAAGAACTACTACAGTGTTCCGTATCAGTATATCAAGAAGAAGATCAAGATCCTATACACATCTTCCACAGTGGAGATCTACTACAAATACAACAGAATCGCAATGCACAGACGCAATTACAAGCCTTATGTCTACACAACCATTACAGAACATTTAGCCAGCACCCACCAGTTCGTTGCCGGATGGAGTGCTTCCCGCTTTATCGATTGGGCAAACAGTATTGATACTGCAGTGGGAGAATACATTCTCCAAATTATCGACAGTCGGAATCATCCCGAGCAGGCCTACAAAAGCTGCCTGGGAATCCTGAACTTCGAAAAGAAGGTAGGTAGGGAACGATTAATAAATGCCTGTAAACGGGCATTGGATTTTAAGATCTACAGCTTTAAGACCGTACAGAAGATATTGGAGAACAATCTGGATCAGATGATCGATCCGGAAAAAGAAGAAAAGGAGCAGGAACTGCCTGATCACGGCAACATCAGAGGAAAACAATATTATCATTAA
- a CDS encoding DUF3945 domain-containing protein encodes MNNLGSYTTNSAASTLLVLHHSSNSVGIVHSVAPNGDLIELEHDCNGVDTMIRINSTADSFMDFYIDFYHQLKNPDEFSFFKVMEFEADEAARGLQGYVNNSSTIERKELKKYEVFIDTVDALRNNKNLDIDGVARENSNKKLSSVAVNPKYRYQVEDVNWSAMAEIGLNKKKFEELGVLETLLKGYKTSVLIPVKGDSRDSNDTVGARLQLKLDDDGEVVVHVHRVQKMQDFRKNFFGHRFSKEDRLNLLSCGNMGRVVELVDPITGEMVASLVSLDQLTKELFSLRMEFVRIPKVICGVILSEQQKEVLCSGKPLFVENMLSKSKRLFNATLQFNAEKQWLEFFFYKKVKVQSFTDGIEVGIPTTFRGKYLRKWQMNKLKAGEAAYINRLISKKGKEYQGYISFDKEEGRILFSFKKPS; translated from the coding sequence ATGAACAATTTAGGAAGTTATACAACAAATTCAGCAGCCAGCACTTTATTGGTGCTTCATCACAGTAGCAATTCCGTTGGAATTGTGCATTCAGTAGCTCCCAACGGAGATCTTATTGAGTTGGAACATGATTGCAATGGTGTAGATACAATGATCAGGATTAATTCTACAGCAGATTCTTTTATGGATTTCTATATAGATTTTTATCATCAGTTAAAAAATCCTGATGAGTTTTCATTTTTTAAAGTGATGGAATTTGAAGCGGATGAAGCAGCTAGAGGTTTGCAGGGGTATGTTAATAATTCGTCAACCATTGAGAGAAAGGAATTGAAAAAGTATGAGGTCTTTATTGATACGGTGGATGCTTTAAGAAATAATAAAAATTTGGATATAGATGGAGTTGCTAGGGAAAATTCTAACAAGAAATTATCTTCTGTGGCTGTTAATCCTAAATATCGTTATCAGGTTGAAGATGTAAATTGGTCTGCGATGGCTGAAATAGGTCTTAATAAGAAGAAGTTTGAGGAATTGGGCGTGTTGGAAACTTTGCTGAAAGGATATAAAACATCAGTGCTGATTCCTGTTAAAGGTGATAGTAGAGATTCGAATGATACGGTGGGTGCACGGTTGCAGTTGAAGTTGGATGATGATGGGGAAGTGGTGGTGCATGTTCATCGGGTGCAGAAAATGCAAGATTTCAGGAAGAATTTTTTCGGACATAGGTTTTCAAAAGAGGATCGATTAAATCTTTTGAGTTGCGGAAATATGGGGAGAGTGGTGGAGCTTGTTGATCCTATTACGGGAGAGATGGTTGCTTCACTTGTAAGTTTGGATCAGCTGACCAAGGAATTGTTTTCTTTGAGAATGGAGTTTGTAAGGATTCCGAAAGTGATTTGTGGGGTGATTTTAAGTGAGCAGCAAAAGGAGGTTCTTTGTAGTGGAAAGCCATTGTTCGTTGAAAATATGCTGTCTAAAAGTAAAAGACTTTTTAATGCAACGTTGCAGTTTAATGCAGAAAAGCAGTGGTTGGAGTTTTTCTTTTACAAGAAAGTAAAAGTTCAGAGTTTTACGGATGGTATTGAAGTTGGAATTCCGACGACTTTTCGGGGAAAGTATCTTCGTAAATGGCAGATGAATAAGTTGAAGGCTGGGGAAGCGGCTTACATTAATAGGTTAATAAGCAAGAAAGGAAAGGAGTATCAGGGATATATTTCTTTTGATAAGGAAGAAGGCAGGATTTTGTTCTCTTTTAAGAAGCCGAGTTGA
- a CDS encoding JAB domain-containing protein — MKFNIVNEIKLSYSRKGNCERSISSSMDAADIFRAHFDAEEMDYRESFFALYLNQANNVLGIKKISECGISSTLVDVRIVMQAALLCNASGIIVAHNHPSGNLKPSGCDIKMTAQINDAAKIMGMSLLDHIILTSDSHMSFADEGLI; from the coding sequence ATGAAATTCAATATTGTCAACGAAATTAAACTGAGCTATTCAAGAAAGGGAAATTGTGAAAGGTCTATCTCATCATCAATGGATGCTGCAGATATTTTCAGGGCGCATTTTGATGCAGAGGAAATGGATTACAGAGAATCTTTCTTTGCGCTGTATCTGAATCAGGCAAATAATGTTTTAGGAATCAAGAAAATATCCGAATGCGGTATTTCTTCGACTCTGGTTGATGTTCGGATCGTGATGCAGGCGGCACTTCTTTGTAATGCTTCGGGGATTATTGTTGCCCACAATCATCCTTCGGGAAATTTAAAGCCTTCCGGTTGTGATATTAAGATGACAGCACAGATCAACGATGCTGCAAAAATCATGGGAATGTCTTTGCTGGATCATATCATCCTAACCTCTGATTCTCATATGTCATTTGCTGACGAAGGATTGATTTGA
- a CDS encoding serine hydrolase domain-containing protein: protein MGNNIRLKNFFSYTLLIVCLGLIFSCSATKNSQNTILHITDPLYEEIEVLGRELTVKNNVPGIAVAVIRDGKIAWIQSIGYADLASKKPVTSETIFNIGSISKLISAWGFMQLTEKDLVKLDDPVDPMLSRWHLPESEFDRSKVTLRRILSHTAGLSVHGYGGSDQGTPLLSLEESLNGKTKRNGETVHLISEPGTKWTYSGGGFTIAQLLLEEKTNQSFSMYMKNNIFLPLGMKHSSYEWTEEMMANSATAYDENGNPVKNRIFTEKAAAGLQTTIKDLAHFAELSLTRDPKQLSKVLKPETIKLMEMPVLPKSNEGESGLGYRFMNYEGFKTVGHTGENVGWSAALFLDLPTKSGIIILCNGSNGDRVWFPIYQSWLKTLKMKNEFSK, encoded by the coding sequence ATGGGAAATAATATTCGCTTAAAAAACTTCTTCTCATATACTTTGCTGATTGTTTGTTTGGGACTGATTTTCTCTTGTTCAGCAACCAAGAATTCTCAGAATACAATTCTTCATATAACAGATCCGCTATATGAGGAAATTGAAGTTTTAGGACGGGAACTTACTGTAAAGAATAATGTTCCCGGAATTGCAGTAGCTGTGATCCGAGACGGAAAAATCGCCTGGATACAATCGATCGGTTATGCGGACCTTGCAAGCAAAAAACCTGTAACTTCTGAAACGATCTTTAATATCGGTTCCATATCCAAGCTGATCTCTGCGTGGGGCTTTATGCAACTCACTGAAAAAGATCTTGTCAAATTGGACGATCCCGTTGATCCAATGCTATCCCGATGGCATCTGCCGGAATCTGAATTTGACAGATCAAAAGTAACATTAAGACGAATCTTAAGTCATACTGCAGGACTTTCTGTTCATGGCTATGGCGGATCAGACCAAGGAACGCCACTGCTAAGCTTGGAAGAATCATTGAACGGGAAAACCAAACGAAATGGCGAAACTGTACATCTTATAAGTGAGCCGGGAACTAAATGGACTTATTCCGGAGGAGGTTTTACAATAGCACAACTGCTTCTCGAAGAAAAAACCAACCAAAGTTTTAGCATGTATATGAAAAATAATATCTTTCTACCACTTGGAATGAAACATAGCAGTTATGAGTGGACAGAAGAAATGATGGCTAATTCAGCAACGGCATACGATGAGAATGGTAATCCTGTAAAGAACCGGATCTTCACTGAAAAAGCAGCGGCAGGACTTCAGACCACTATCAAGGACCTTGCTCATTTCGCAGAGTTGTCACTTACCCGTGATCCAAAACAATTGAGTAAAGTTTTGAAACCTGAAACCATCAAGTTAATGGAAATGCCTGTCCTTCCAAAATCAAATGAAGGCGAAAGTGGTCTTGGATATCGGTTCATGAACTACGAAGGTTTCAAAACCGTAGGACACACAGGCGAAAATGTAGGATGGAGCGCTGCACTATTTTTGGATCTGCCAACCAAGAGCGGTATCATTATTCTATGTAACGGATCTAATGGTGATCGGGTTTGGTTTCCAATCTACCAGAGCTGGCTAAAAACACTTAAGATGAAAAATGAATTTTCAAAATAG
- a CDS encoding RidA family protein: MINFKYYSDQRKHFLISTLFILLFAGCSKTEITPIHYQKDMSNIQYKNPKGIFDPTPFAFSHSTSASGKGNYVFISGQSGGEGLEHKLSKDFRTQVTTALQNLSIVLEASDLTTDNVLKITILIIDHDEEKLKIWTEEMHKVWKNNQFPASTLIPVPKLALDGMLIEVDAVAFIPL, from the coding sequence ATGATTAATTTTAAATACTATTCAGATCAGAGAAAGCATTTTCTGATTTCTACATTATTCATTTTATTGTTTGCAGGTTGTTCTAAAACTGAAATTACTCCAATCCATTATCAAAAAGATATGTCAAACATTCAATATAAAAATCCAAAAGGAATTTTCGATCCTACGCCATTTGCTTTTTCCCATTCTACGAGCGCTTCTGGGAAGGGTAACTATGTATTTATCTCCGGACAAAGTGGAGGAGAAGGTTTAGAACATAAACTTTCCAAAGATTTCAGGACACAGGTCACAACAGCTTTGCAAAACCTAAGTATCGTTCTTGAAGCTTCTGACCTGACCACTGATAACGTTCTTAAAATTACAATATTGATCATTGATCACGATGAGGAGAAACTTAAAATATGGACAGAGGAAATGCATAAGGTCTGGAAGAATAATCAGTTTCCGGCAAGTACCTTAATTCCTGTACCGAAACTGGCATTGGACGGAATGCTCATCGAGGTTGATGCCGTTGCCTTTATACCGTTATAG
- a CDS encoding alpha/beta hydrolase, translating into MIKSLFAIVVMCIGTEMFSQKVDSLNIYSASMKKDIKTLVVHPSNDKNMKLPTVYILHGFTGYPKRTLTQDIPSLVKLSKEMQMIFVLPDGNYDSWYIDSPNLKYETFIAKELTGFIQKKYSSDQSKTALMGWSMGGHGALYIGARHQNTFSAIGSLCGVIDFVPFGKEYGVPKLLGENPEKWISYTAISQIDKLKNSRQKILISCGIDDLLIAQNRKFHEQLISMNIPHIYEESPGAHDAAYWSKAAVTQIFQLNQFFQNND; encoded by the coding sequence ATGATAAAATCATTATTTGCCATAGTTGTTATGTGCATCGGAACAGAAATGTTTTCCCAAAAAGTCGACTCATTGAATATCTACAGTGCCTCTATGAAGAAGGATATTAAAACTCTTGTGGTACATCCGTCAAACGACAAGAATATGAAACTGCCGACGGTTTATATACTGCACGGCTTCACTGGTTATCCCAAAAGAACATTGACACAGGATATTCCGTCCTTAGTAAAACTCAGTAAAGAAATGCAGATGATCTTTGTGTTACCTGACGGAAATTATGACAGTTGGTACATAGACAGTCCCAATTTGAAGTATGAGACATTTATTGCCAAAGAATTAACTGGCTTTATTCAAAAAAAATACAGTTCTGATCAATCGAAAACAGCTTTGATGGGCTGGAGTATGGGTGGTCACGGCGCACTATACATTGGTGCGAGACATCAGAATACTTTCAGTGCTATAGGAAGCTTATGTGGTGTCATCGATTTTGTTCCTTTTGGAAAAGAATATGGTGTTCCTAAATTATTAGGGGAAAATCCAGAAAAATGGATTTCCTATACGGCCATCTCACAGATAGACAAGCTTAAAAATAGCCGGCAGAAAATACTGATCAGTTGCGGAATCGACGATCTGTTGATCGCACAAAACAGAAAATTTCACGAGCAATTGATCTCAATGAATATTCCACACATCTATGAAGAAAGTCCCGGTGCTCATGATGCGGCCTATTGGTCTAAAGCTGCTGTTACTCAAATTTTTCAACTTAATCAATTCTTTCAAAACAATGATTAA
- a CDS encoding Crp/Fnr family transcriptional regulator gives MVAFWEFIDRYSLISEESKKAWSALLKTSKIIKGAYFLEQGTIPKDITFISKGLLSYYYLNEKGEKIIKRFFTENSLVASTSALLKQEPGSFSIEALEDTELISYSFSDFRNLTRQYNDIANFYISYLERHWVIEKEFAEITLKSDTAKQRYLEFERDYPELVSRLKLHQIASYLAITPTQLSRIRAEL, from the coding sequence ATGGTAGCATTTTGGGAATTTATAGACCGCTATTCCTTGATCTCCGAGGAATCGAAAAAAGCATGGTCAGCCTTGTTAAAAACTTCCAAAATAATCAAGGGAGCTTATTTTTTGGAACAGGGAACTATTCCGAAGGATATTACTTTTATCAGTAAAGGGCTGCTTTCGTATTATTACCTTAATGAAAAAGGTGAAAAAATAATCAAGAGATTTTTTACAGAAAACTCTCTTGTTGCATCTACAAGCGCATTGCTAAAACAAGAACCTGGATCTTTCTCCATTGAGGCTTTAGAAGATACGGAACTCATCAGCTATTCTTTCAGTGATTTCAGAAACCTTACAAGACAATATAATGATATTGCCAACTTCTACATCAGTTATCTGGAACGCCATTGGGTCATTGAAAAGGAGTTTGCCGAGATCACACTTAAATCTGATACGGCCAAACAAAGGTATTTAGAGTTTGAGAGGGATTATCCCGAATTGGTTTCCCGATTGAAACTTCATCAGATAGCTTCTTATCTGGCAATTACTCCTACTCAGCTGAGCAGAATCAGAGCTGAACTTTAA
- a CDS encoding exodeoxyribonuclease VII large subunit has protein sequence MKLNATVNLIYLKGRYSFGGGKAYGNYFYDLLFSEGDNISIGIRISSLLRSKITNNEIYTLRGYIEKNVKNSSIELRFVVDEIIQQEERSISEEELQRYELIQKKLETGSRDLETLIRDKMLKDEKIRIANIYGNNAIVQKDFSEGLDVSGQYFEIDDHSCNITSSTAIISKLNDISPLDYDIVALVRGGGDRQSMETYNNIQLSELFIELNTVTITAIGHTVDETLLDKLADKRFHLPHDYGAGLHAIAEKLSHERSNSRALLIDEVKKDVSKQFSEQVKTLTEQLSKRNDEFQKLQESSVKQLQDTQKNFTEQEKQRKEEMDSYKKEITALHERNIQSAINEKTASMKVRLETLNQDNIRLNQDLQSSKSHYIKDHHCIYTGIVHRICFGTGSLIS, from the coding sequence TTGAAGCTGAATGCTACAGTCAATCTTATCTATCTGAAGGGTAGATATTCTTTTGGTGGCGGTAAAGCTTACGGTAATTATTTTTATGACCTTCTGTTTTCAGAAGGTGATAACATTTCCATTGGAATACGCATCTCTTCTTTATTAAGAAGCAAGATCACTAACAATGAGATCTACACGCTCAGAGGGTATATTGAAAAGAACGTCAAGAATTCATCTATTGAATTACGATTTGTAGTGGATGAAATTATCCAGCAGGAAGAAAGATCGATCTCTGAAGAAGAACTGCAAAGATATGAGCTGATCCAGAAAAAGCTGGAGACAGGATCAAGGGATCTTGAAACCCTCATCAGAGATAAGATGCTGAAAGATGAAAAGATCAGAATCGCCAATATTTATGGTAATAATGCCATTGTCCAAAAGGATTTTTCGGAGGGACTTGATGTTTCGGGACAGTATTTTGAAATTGATGACCACAGCTGTAATATTACCTCCTCAACGGCAATTATATCCAAACTCAATGATATTTCACCTTTGGACTATGATATAGTCGCATTGGTAAGGGGCGGAGGTGATCGCCAAAGTATGGAAACGTATAATAATATTCAGCTCTCAGAGTTGTTCATTGAACTTAATACAGTAACCATTACAGCAATTGGTCATACAGTTGATGAAACATTGCTGGATAAGTTGGCAGACAAACGTTTTCATTTGCCTCACGATTATGGTGCGGGATTGCATGCCATAGCAGAAAAACTGTCTCACGAACGTTCCAATTCAAGAGCGCTTTTAATCGATGAGGTCAAGAAAGATGTTTCCAAACAGTTTTCTGAACAGGTTAAAACTTTAACAGAACAACTATCTAAAAGAAACGACGAATTTCAGAAACTTCAGGAATCTTCAGTCAAACAGCTTCAGGACACGCAAAAGAACTTCACCGAACAGGAGAAGCAGCGAAAGGAGGAAATGGATAGTTACAAAAAAGAAATCACGGCATTGCATGAAAGGAATATACAGTCTGCCATCAATGAAAAGACAGCCTCTATGAAGGTTCGCCTGGAAACATTGAACCAGGATAATATCAGACTGAATCAGGACTTGCAAAGCAGTAAAAGTCATTACATTAAAGATCATCATTGCATTTATACTGGCATTGTTCATCGGATTTGTTTTGGCACAGGTTCTTTGATCTCTTAG
- a CDS encoding oxidoreductase, protein MPTAPKWLNDALEKIAPSFIRIVKVEESVYLNPYVKKVRLKGNFTSLDFSPGFTISLRVNPKELRHYTVSYADDTKKAIEFVAYLHGNAVGANYINILQPDDQKIKLAVLGSDKQYDPKVEKQVVFGDETSLGLMLSFLPFLKKNNHQFMFYIELEEENMTIPEEIGLCNYTGFPKKDVFRNIDDIQQLPLLGDPQWSDANIILTGNVNSIRNFRKALKLNNHKGKIYVKGYWLEGKKGL, encoded by the coding sequence ATGCCGACCGCACCAAAATGGCTCAACGATGCCCTTGAAAAAATAGCCCCTTCATTTATACGGATAGTAAAAGTAGAAGAATCCGTTTATCTCAATCCTTATGTAAAGAAAGTACGTTTAAAAGGTAATTTTACCTCTTTGGATTTTTCTCCGGGATTCACGATCTCACTTCGGGTTAATCCCAAGGAGTTACGTCACTATACCGTTTCCTATGCAGATGATACAAAGAAAGCTATTGAATTTGTTGCTTATCTTCACGGCAATGCGGTTGGAGCTAATTATATCAATATACTTCAGCCCGACGATCAAAAAATAAAGCTAGCGGTCTTAGGAAGTGACAAACAATATGATCCAAAGGTAGAAAAGCAAGTTGTTTTTGGAGATGAAACTTCTCTTGGTTTAATGCTCAGTTTTTTACCTTTTCTTAAAAAGAATAATCATCAGTTCATGTTTTACATCGAATTGGAAGAGGAAAACATGACTATTCCTGAAGAAATTGGTCTATGCAATTATACAGGTTTTCCGAAAAAGGATGTATTTCGCAACATAGATGATATACAGCAGTTGCCTCTTTTAGGTGATCCTCAATGGTCTGATGCCAATATAATACTTACCGGAAATGTAAATTCAATCCGGAATTTCAGAAAAGCTTTGAAGTTGAATAATCATAAGGGTAAAATCTATGTTAAAGGTTACTGGCTCGAAGGTAAAAAAGGATTATAA
- a CDS encoding AraC family transcriptional regulator, which translates to MSFKPKFIPLNTFPDVESKGIIIERSSVEDLELDKIRKAHRDNYHLFFILEQGSGIFEVDFRQYTIVSPSIIYIQPYQVHRGISFKEGLFTVILINDENLNTEYLDLLKTIAPADPLQLQNENFDVLSDTIAICLKIYKDFERKLYYPILKNSCNALIGLIISNFLGDSAQINSPNRSQVIMSNFKSLLENQFLIEKNPKFYAEQLNITTSYLNECAKKATGETVSYHIQQRIILEAKRLLFHSSKSVKEIAYQLGYEDYSYFSRLFIKATGMTALTFRKKSFE; encoded by the coding sequence ATGTCTTTCAAACCTAAATTCATTCCATTAAATACTTTTCCTGATGTTGAAAGCAAGGGGATCATCATTGAACGGTCATCTGTTGAAGATCTCGAATTAGACAAAATAAGAAAAGCCCACAGGGATAACTACCATTTATTCTTTATTCTGGAACAAGGCAGCGGAATATTTGAAGTAGACTTCAGGCAGTATACCATTGTTTCACCTTCAATAATCTATATTCAGCCTTATCAGGTACATCGGGGAATCTCTTTTAAAGAAGGACTTTTTACTGTCATTCTTATAAACGATGAAAACTTAAATACTGAATATCTTGATCTTTTAAAGACAATAGCTCCGGCAGATCCTTTGCAGTTGCAAAATGAGAATTTCGATGTTTTATCAGATACCATAGCAATATGCTTAAAAATATATAAGGATTTTGAAAGGAAATTATATTATCCGATATTGAAAAATAGCTGCAATGCTTTGATCGGGTTGATCATCTCAAACTTTTTAGGTGATTCTGCCCAAATCAACTCACCTAACCGTTCTCAAGTTATTATGAGCAATTTTAAATCTTTGTTGGAAAATCAATTCTTGATAGAAAAAAATCCCAAGTTTTATGCTGAGCAGTTAAATATAACTACGTCCTATCTGAATGAATGCGCCAAAAAGGCAACGGGCGAGACAGTTTCCTATCATATTCAGCAAAGAATTATTTTGGAAGCAAAACGTCTTTTGTTTCATTCTTCAAAATCGGTCAAAGAAATTGCATATCAGTTAGGCTATGAAGATTACTCGTATTTCTCACGTCTGTTTATAAAAGCAACAGGAATGACAGCTTTAACTTTTAGAAAAAAAAGCTTCGAATAG